GGCGAGGCCATCTAGCGAGGGAATCTCCACACCGTCATAGCGTTCACCGGAATCTGGAGCCAGCCCTTCGGCTGTCGGCACGTTCGGGCTGGCAGGCGAATCGCCCTCGCCGGATGTCTCGCCGGAAGCGCTGGGCGCCGAGCCGGGGTCGTCTGTGGCTTCCTCTGATGCGCACCCGCTGATGAGTACCGTCAGGACCGCGAGGATCGGTACACCTATCAGGTTTTTCAACTTCTCGCCCTCCGTGACTTGGTGATCACAGTATCCTAGTGATGCTGTCCGAAGGGTTCGGGGCGGCTCTAGTGAGCGGTCGGCTAGCGCGCCGGGCGGCAGACGCGAGGGCCCAACTATGGGATCGGGCACGCAACGGGCACGCGGCACGTAAATCGGTCTGGACAACACGAAGGCCCGGGTCGGAGAGACTGCCTCTGACCTGGGTCTTAATGCTTGGAGCGGGCGACGAGAATCGAACTCGCGCTCTGAGCTTGGGAATCACCGCGTCTAACCGGCTCTCGATGGGCCTGACCTGCGCGAACGCTCCCATGCAACTGCGCTGACTCCTTGCCTTCGCATCCTTCATTGACCGCGGTTGTCTACCGGTTCTGGCACGCTACTGGCACGAACCGCAAGATCTGACCTTGTTGGCGTTCAGCACGTTCTCCGGGGGCGTTAAGTGGCGTAACAGGGCAAGTGGGGCGAACGGGGGAGATCGGAAACGCGCCACGAGAGGTGGGCGAGCTGGCATACTTGACAATATGCTCACAGCAGCAACGGGGCAGAATGCTTCTCTCCCCGCCGCCGCGGTCGTGGCGGCGTGCGCACTTGTCTTCACGGTGTTGTCTTTTTGGTGGCTCAACGCGAGACAGGGAAGGCTTTATGCCTACGCGCCTCATAGTTTCGCGGCCACTATCACGGAGGAGCGGATATCGATCTTGCTACCTTTGGTGGTATTCAATTCGGGGCCGAAGCCCATCATCGTCCAAGATATGCGCTTGGTCTTTCTAAGGTCTGGCGTTTCGCTGCCCTGGCATGCGACACGCGAGAAGCTGCGGGTGGTAAAAGGTGATGAAGTTCATCTGCCTAGTGTTTTTGCCGTCAACGGCAGGACTGCTCAGCAGATTTTCGTGGAATTCGGCGCCGCGTTTCCGTTGACGCTTCCCGAACCCGAAGCTCAAGACGTGATCATCGAATGTAAAATGGGGCATAGAAGTCGATGGGTCGGCGTCCTGAAGTTTCCGTTGTTGATGGGCAACATCTGGTCTCCGGCAAATTATGTCGGCTACAGCAATACGATTGCGGTGGTCGATGTGGCCAAGATTCAACAGGGTCGAGCGGAGTTCGAGCGTCTGAAGAAGATGGCGCAATCCGCAGCTCGGGCTGACTGAGAAGCTGCCTTTTGTGTATTCCGGCTTAAGGAGTGAAAATGCCGATTCCATCCCTTCCGCGCTTTCTGTATCTTGATGAAAAGTCACTCGGTGAGTACCTCTCGGTAGTTGAAGAGGGAATCTCGGATGAGACCAAGCGTAGACGGTTGCACAGCGAACCTGCTGTTCCGCCGGGTCTTGGGGAGATTGATAAGGGGAGTGGGACCGAAGAGGAAGAGAGGATGATCCGCGAGACGAGCAGCCAGCGCTTCATCAGATTCGTCAAAGCGCTGACGGAAGATAGTCAGCGCTGGCAGTACTACGACATTGATTCCATTGCCGATGTCTTCGAGAAGCTGAAGGTAATGGATCTAATTCACGGGCACTTCGAGATCGAGGTTCCGCCCCTAGTCCAGTTGATGAGCCAGCCAGAGCAGTTCAGTAGTATGGTTGATATGTTGGATGCTATGCGGCCTATGGCCTCGATTTTTGGAGGGGACGTGGACGGGCTTCCGAAGCAAGAGGAAACTGCGGCATTTCGCGATTTCACCAAAGTCGTGAAGTCCGATATGGTGGTTGTCGGCTATCAAGATGATGACGCGCCGAAGGTCACGGGTAAGCTCAATAAGGAATTTGTCAGGGATTCACTGGAGGGGGAGGTGTTCATTCTGGGGAAGGTCGCCAGGAAATGGAAGAAGGATGAGAGGCACTCGCTTTTGGCTCTTCCTGGTGCCTCGCTAATGAGTCGTCAGCAGAGGCGTAAGGTAGTCAAGTCGTCTGTCAAAAATAATGAAAATGATGATGCGGTACTTGCTGGCCCTGCGCTTACTCTAGACATCCTTGCCATCTATCGATGAGCGTTTCCTCTTTGAGGGAGCGGGCGGGTGTTGCTGTCTGCGCCTACCGTTTTAGAAGATTATTTGAGCTTATCATCCCAAGTGGGGCTGTTCCTGTCGCAGCAAAGCGTGTTTCAGACGGAGGAGCTGTGTGTGATGCATGGGAAGGTTGTCTAGTTCGCTTACAGCGACAAAGCGAAGCTCCGTGGATTCGTCGGAGATTTCCAGTTGGCCGCCGGTGATGTGGGCGCGGAAGCAGATATTGAATTGGCGGCGGATTTCGCCGTCTGTGTAGGCGATGATGTGGCGGGGGTCGGTGTAGGTGCCGACCAGGCCCGTGATCTCGATGTCGAGCCCGGTTTCTTCCTTGACCTCGCGGATGGCGGCTTGGGGCAGGGATTCGTTCATCTCCATCGCTCCGCCGGGGAGGGCCCACAGGTCGTTGTCGCGTCGGCGTTGCAGGAGGATGTGGCCTTCGTCGTTGGTGACGACTGCGGAGGCGGCGACGACCATGCTGTTGGGCTCGGGGGCGTTGGGGTCGTCGTAGTACTCGGTGCGTGCCATGGTCAGTTGTCCTCGGCGGGGGTTGCGGTTTCCCAGACGGCGTCGAAGCTCTGGGCGTACGTGTCGAACATGCCGCTGCCGTCGTTGCGGCGGAGGTGCCAGACAGGGGCACCGTAAGCGTTCACGCCCCAGACGTGGGCGTTGACGAGCATCTGGTCATCCGCGCGGTAGATCGAGTTGTAGAGCGTGGTTTCGTGTGTGCGGACGTCGATACCCGGGGTGCCGATCAGTGGGCGGTAGTGCATGAGGGCCAAGCGGCAACGGGACTCGATGCCGTGCCCGAACCGCTCCTCCTGGCCGCGCTGCTGGACGTTCGTGCTGTCGGCGTCCCCGATGGCGATACGGATGGCGCAGCCTTCGGCAGCTCGTTCGCGGAGCAGGTCGTTGAAGCGCGGATACGCCTCGTGGAGGAACACGGCGGCGTAGACCAGGACGTCGATTCGTTCGCCGGCCTGGGTGAGCAGGTCCACGAACGCCGAGGTGGGGACATCGGCGCGCTTCTCGTGGAGGGCGACCAGCTCCGGGCTGACCGCGCGGGCGGGGCGGGACTGGCGAAGCGCCGGCCATAGTGCGTGCACGTCTTCTCCCAGGATCTCCGCTGCCGTGGTGGCCGTCGTCCGGCGCGGCGTACGACCCAGGTTCACCCAACGCTCGACGGACTTGGGGTCCACGTCGACCTTGTGCGCGAGGGTGGCGTACGTCCAGCCTCCGGCCGTCATGACAGCTCGCAGTCTCTCGTTCGGCGGCACAGTCTCTCCCCACACGTCGGGACGGCACTAGGGACGTTACCCATCATGCAGGACGTCCCGAAGTGGGGTAACGCGGTTGTTCCGACGTCCCGTTGGCCAGCGCGATGATCACGCAACGTAAAGCCCCCGCGGCCGTGGTGGACGGCCCGGGGAGTGGCCAACGCTGAGAAGGAGCGCCGACGTGCCGCACTGTATCGCCTGGATTCTCGATCCTTTGCTGACTTGGCTGTTTCCGCCGCCTGGACGACACAGGGCGACCGAAAACGACGCTGTGGGCGACAAGACGGATCGCCCGACGGTCGTGCTCCCGGCCGTTCCGGGGGCCGCGTCGCATGAGCACGTGGAGCGGACCGCACTGGTCCGGCCGTACCTGGTGGCTGCCGAGGAACAGCGCGAGCGGCGGTTGCGTCGGGAACGGCGGCAAGCGCTTTGGTTCGCCTCGCATGGCATCGACGTGGGCGCTCACCGGATTCACGGCATCGAGGTCGCCTCGTGACCCGGGTAACGCCTGTCACCGTAGGCGCGGTCGTGCTCGACACCTCGTGCGGAGGAGTGGGGCGCGTCATGGATCTGCATGGCGAGCGGGTGTGGTTGCGCCCGGTGGGTGGCGGTCGCGAATGGGAGGCGAAGCGCCCACGTCTCAAGCCTGTGCCCCACACGGCGGAGGTGTCGCGATGAGTCCGCGAGCCGTCATCAAGGCGGCGGAATGGACCCTGGCGGAGGAGACGGCCGAGGGATCGCCGCGTGCGATCTTCCGCGTCGAATGCGTCACCTGCGGCGCCGAGTCGGAGATGGTCGACAACGAGCCGCAACCCGTGGAGATGTGGGCGCTACAGCACACGGGACGGAACATCACGCACCGCCAATTCCGCCTGACTACGCAATGGTTCTGGCACGTGTTCCCGGCACCGGGGAACCCGCTCTACGAGCTGGAAGGCGGCGACTCCGCCACATAGACGGCCCTGACAGACAGAGAACGAAGAAGGCCGGACCACCCCTTGGCCTGGGCAGCTACCGAGGTGGTCCGGTCGGGATTCCGCAGAACCCCGGTACCGATGGTATCGGGGCTGCGGTCGTGTCCTGCGATCCGCCGCCCCTGGAACAGGGAGGTGTGAAAACCCCAGGATGCGAGTAAGTCCAGCGATGCACGCCGTGGTTCAGCAGGCGCCGAACGAGCCCGTGGCCCCCACAATCTCAGACGATGCCCCGACCGACGAACGTCCGCCACGACGATCCCGTTCGCTGCGCACGCAGGTGCGCGTGGCTGCCTGTAGTGCCGCCGGCCGGTACCGCGCTTCTCCATCTTTCTCGTCACGGTCCGCGGTAGGGATCGCGACGCGGCGCTGTTGCTGTCCACCGGGGGGTGCCGACGGACGGTGCCGCACGCGAAGCGCGAGCAACCAGGAAGTGCGAACCCCCCTGCGCGCGCGGATGAGTCGGCGGTGCCGTGTGCGAGTGGCTCGGGCTGGACGGCGGTTCGAGGCGGGCGGCGCGAGCGCCACGGTCGGCGCTGAGCGGGGCGGCAGACAGGAGCGGGCGGCGGCCGGGGCGCCGCGCCGCGCGGCCCGCTGTGCGGGCCGCCTTGATCCAGTAGAGAAACTTTGAACAGCGTGGGGGCGAGCATGGGCAACGGCCGCGCTGACGTGGCGGTGTCGCGCGCTGGTGAGTTGGGGCGATGCTCGTCCGGCACGGTGCCCGGACTCGTCGGAAGAAACTCGGGGCGCCCGGTCACAGACGCACCGCTCGAACTCCTTGGAAGGGGTGAAGGCAGCCTCAGAAGGTCGGTGAGGAGTGACGTGCGTCACAAAGATGGTCGGTCACACACTCGTGGTTTTTGACACTTCTATGGGGCGATGAAGGGGTGTGCTGGTTCACGCGTCATCAGGCATTCCCGGCGGCACCAAGTCGGGATTCGCGTGATGGCGTGGCTCAGCGCCGAGTGCGGGAGGAACGAGGATGACTGACGACGTGAGCGGGATAGTGGCCGGCATCAACGCGGAGGAAGCGCGGGTCATCGCTGAGCGGATGGCCAGCCTCGCGGCGAAGATGGAGCGGTTGGAACAGCGGCTGGACGCGGCCCTGACTACCCCTTCGTCTCGCGAGGGTGATCCTCGTTGACACTCTCGACGAGAGCCAGAACGCGGTCTAGGCGTTCCTCCAGCTCGTCCAACCGCTGTTTCAGCTGACGGAACTGTGCACTGCTGACCCTGTCCTCCTCCGGTGGCGTGGCTTCGGCTCCGCCGGGGGAGGGCTGCGGGTCGGACACGTAGCTTCCGCGCCCTGCTACGGAGTAGATCAGCCCCTCGTCCCGCAGGACTCGAAGCGCACTGTGAACCGTCGCGTTGGCGATGCCCAGGGTTTCCCTCAGATCGCGTGACGACGGTAGGCGGTCACCGGGCTTGAGCCGCCCGGACGTGATCTCTTCGCGCAGCTTGTCGGCAGCCAGCTGGTAGGGCGGGCGCGGATCGTTGGACGGCAAGGCCATGCAGCCCAGGTTAGTCCGCTCTAGAGCGTGCCGACAGTGGGCGCGAACGCAGGCTCCCATGGCTAGGTCGATCCAGATCGCCCTTGACCGCTCTAGAGCGATCCATGTACAACTGGATCTGCCGCACCGTGCGGCCTCTGAAGCCAGGGAGTTCATTCATGGCCATGCATCCGATCCAGAAGGACATCACTCAGTCCTCGTTCCTGCTGGTGACTCCGGCGGCTCCGAAGGTGAAGGACCCGCAGACGGGGGAGATCGCGACTCATCGTGAGACGGGGGAGACGCTGTACACGGTCGGTGTCGTCGAGATGCTGGCCGGGCGGGCGGACGTTCTGAAAATCACGGTTCCTGAGTCGGGCCTGTCGGACGGGCTGGCGCAGGGTGCGCCGGTTCGTCCGGTGGGGCTGGTCGCGCTTCCGTGGGCGCGGATCTTCAACGGTCAGCTCAGCGACGGGATCGCGTACCGCGCGGAATCCGTGGAGCCGGTCAAGTGAGCGCCGCTTC
Above is a genomic segment from Streptomyces marincola containing:
- a CDS encoding DUF7848 domain-containing protein: MSPRAVIKAAEWTLAEETAEGSPRAIFRVECVTCGAESEMVDNEPQPVEMWALQHTGRNITHRQFRLTTQWFWHVFPAPGNPLYELEGGDSAT
- a CDS encoding NUDIX hydrolase, with product MARTEYYDDPNAPEPNSMVVAASAVVTNDEGHILLQRRRDNDLWALPGGAMEMNESLPQAAIREVKEETGLDIEITGLVGTYTDPRHIIAYTDGEIRRQFNICFRAHITGGQLEISDESTELRFVAVSELDNLPMHHTQLLRLKHALLRQEQPHLG
- a CDS encoding XRE family transcriptional regulator is translated as MTAGGWTYATLAHKVDVDPKSVERWVNLGRTPRRTTATTAAEILGEDVHALWPALRQSRPARAVSPELVALHEKRADVPTSAFVDLLTQAGERIDVLVYAAVFLHEAYPRFNDLLRERAAEGCAIRIAIGDADSTNVQQRGQEERFGHGIESRCRLALMHYRPLIGTPGIDVRTHETTLYNSIYRADDQMLVNAHVWGVNAYGAPVWHLRRNDGSGMFDTYAQSFDAVWETATPAEDN
- a CDS encoding DUF6414 family protein; this encodes MPIPSLPRFLYLDEKSLGEYLSVVEEGISDETKRRRLHSEPAVPPGLGEIDKGSGTEEEERMIRETSSQRFIRFVKALTEDSQRWQYYDIDSIADVFEKLKVMDLIHGHFEIEVPPLVQLMSQPEQFSSMVDMLDAMRPMASIFGGDVDGLPKQEETAAFRDFTKVVKSDMVVVGYQDDDAPKVTGKLNKEFVRDSLEGEVFILGKVARKWKKDERHSLLALPGASLMSRQQRRKVVKSSVKNNENDDAVLAGPALTLDILAIYR
- a CDS encoding GntR family transcriptional regulator, whose translation is MALPSNDPRPPYQLAADKLREEITSGRLKPGDRLPSSRDLRETLGIANATVHSALRVLRDEGLIYSVAGRGSYVSDPQPSPGGAEATPPEEDRVSSAQFRQLKQRLDELEERLDRVLALVESVNEDHPRETKG
- a CDS encoding SCO3933 family regulatory protein, which produces MAMHPIQKDITQSSFLLVTPAAPKVKDPQTGEIATHRETGETLYTVGVVEMLAGRADVLKITVPESGLSDGLAQGAPVRPVGLVALPWARIFNGQLSDGIAYRAESVEPVK